Proteins from a single region of Phycisphaeraceae bacterium D3-23:
- a CDS encoding Hsp70 family protein has translation MPTMTPDTNRNTPPTGPIVGIDLGTTNSLVAWCDEAGPRILNSPEGEASLPSVVRLDPDTGRAAAIGSAARGSAVTYPTTTIHSAKRLMGRGLDDVADDAARLPYAIVEGENHTARVKVGGHIVSPQAISAMVLAELKRWAEHALKTAVRRGRDGARLLRRRPASGHARDAGRLAGLEVVRIVNEPTAAALAYGLGAGARGKGAQGPSVATPTSPGTVSLSTKLNPAACTSDTDPSAPRPLDPSAPPAQTVAVYDLGGGTFDVSILNLQHTDQGQIDQVIATAGDTHLGGDDVDQMLIDLVSEEIGKQLGTTVDFPPATRQALRQFAEQTKIKLSTDDSATIEIDLGPEHGQYRRVITRDELEAMIAPWIDRTLTACKSALRSAKLAVGDIDRVVLVGGSTRIPAVRRAVEQLFERDPYTALDPDQVVALGASVQAARLAGNTPGGGGGGGLLLDVIPLSLGIETMGGAVAKLITANSTIPARATEMFSTHAEGQTKVAINVYQGERELVQDCRLLGQFELTGIPPMPAGLPKLEVTFLVDANGVLTVHATEQRSGRAARIQVVPHHGLTRDEVSRIERDAFDHAQDDMQRHRLIDLKLSAKLDIRNIQKQLDRVGDELDASYRKEIEGHVAAVQRYIDSDDDQLDADAFHQAVTDMDHATIQLAETAIAQTLRGDAST, from the coding sequence ATGCCCACTATGACCCCCGACACGAACCGCAACACACCCCCGACCGGCCCGATCGTCGGCATCGATTTGGGCACGACCAACTCGCTCGTCGCCTGGTGCGACGAAGCGGGCCCGCGCATCCTCAACAGCCCCGAAGGCGAAGCGTCCCTCCCCTCCGTCGTCCGGCTCGACCCCGACACCGGCCGGGCCGCCGCGATCGGCAGCGCGGCGCGCGGCTCGGCCGTGACCTACCCGACCACCACGATCCACAGCGCCAAACGCCTCATGGGCCGCGGGCTCGACGACGTCGCCGACGATGCGGCGCGGCTGCCTTACGCCATCGTCGAAGGCGAGAACCACACCGCGCGTGTGAAGGTCGGCGGACACATCGTCAGCCCGCAGGCGATCAGCGCGATGGTCCTGGCCGAGCTCAAACGATGGGCCGAGCACGCGCTGAAGACCGCGGTCCGCCGCGGTCGTGACGGTGCCCGCCTACTTCGACGACGCCCAGCGTCAGGCCACGCGCGCGACGCGGGCCGGCTGGCCGGGCTCGAAGTCGTACGCATCGTGAACGAGCCCACCGCCGCGGCGCTGGCGTACGGGCTGGGGGCAGGGGCCAGGGGCAAAGGGGCCCAAGGGCCAAGTGTTGCGACACCGACCTCGCCCGGCACGGTCTCGCTCTCCACCAAACTCAACCCCGCCGCATGTACTTCCGACACCGACCCCTCGGCCCCTCGACCCCTTGATCCCTCAGCCCCCCCCGCCCAAACCGTCGCCGTCTACGACCTCGGCGGGGGCACCTTCGACGTCTCGATCCTCAACCTCCAGCACACCGACCAGGGCCAGATCGACCAGGTGATCGCTACCGCGGGCGACACGCACCTGGGCGGCGATGATGTCGACCAGATGCTCATCGACTTGGTCTCCGAAGAGATCGGTAAGCAGCTCGGCACCACGGTTGACTTCCCCCCCGCCACCCGGCAGGCGCTCCGCCAGTTCGCCGAGCAGACCAAGATCAAGCTCTCGACCGACGACAGCGCGACGATTGAGATCGACCTCGGCCCCGAGCATGGCCAGTACCGTCGTGTCATCACACGCGACGAGCTCGAAGCAATGATCGCGCCGTGGATCGACCGCACACTGACCGCCTGCAAGTCGGCGCTGCGTAGTGCAAAGCTAGCCGTCGGCGATATCGACCGTGTTGTCCTCGTCGGCGGCTCGACGCGCATCCCCGCGGTCCGCCGGGCGGTCGAGCAGCTCTTCGAGCGCGACCCCTACACGGCGCTCGACCCCGACCAGGTGGTTGCGCTGGGCGCAAGCGTGCAGGCCGCGCGGCTCGCGGGCAACACTCCCGGGGGCGGGGGTGGGGGCGGGCTGCTGCTCGATGTGATCCCGCTGTCGCTGGGCATCGAGACGATGGGCGGCGCGGTCGCCAAGCTCATCACCGCCAACAGCACGATCCCCGCCCGCGCGACGGAGATGTTCTCGACCCACGCCGAGGGGCAGACGAAGGTCGCGATCAACGTCTACCAGGGCGAGCGCGAGCTGGTGCAGGACTGCCGCCTACTGGGCCAGTTCGAGCTCACGGGCATCCCGCCGATGCCCGCCGGGCTGCCCAAGCTCGAAGTCACCTTCCTCGTCGACGCCAACGGTGTGCTCACCGTCCACGCGACCGAGCAGCGCTCGGGCCGGGCCGCTCGCATCCAGGTCGTGCCCCACCACGGGCTCACCCGCGACGAGGTCTCCCGCATCGAACGCGACGCCTTCGACCACGCCCAGGACGACATGCAGCGCCACCGCCTGATCGACCTCAAGCTCAGCGCCAAGCTCGACATCCGCAACATCCAGAAACAGCTCGACCGCGTGGGCGATGAGCTCGACGCAAGCTACCGCAAAGAGATCGAGGGCCACGTCGCAGCCGTGCAGCGATACATCGACTCGGACGACGACCAACTCGACGCCGATGCGTTCCACCAGGCCGTGACCGACATGGACCACGCGACGATCCAGCTCGCCGAGACCGCGATCGCGCAGACGCTGCGCGGGGACGCAAGCACCTAG
- a CDS encoding polyphenol oxidase family protein yields MLERTRLSESVVAYQSPLLRGLGVPHAFGTKLGDADAIARAIGLDQRDWITVTQVHGCTIARANATAPDNNEADAVVLDDPAHATRIVTADCVPILLASTDGQRVAAIHAGWRGLVAGVIERAAEQLDAPFLAAVGPAISAAHFEVGPEVADHFDPSYIRQAPAQKPRVDLPAAAIARLKALGAQAIDRTDRCTYRDENDFHSYRRDVTHCGNPATGRLSHLIAPKR; encoded by the coding sequence ATGCTCGAACGCACACGCCTCAGCGAATCCGTCGTCGCCTACCAGTCCCCGCTGCTGCGCGGGCTGGGCGTGCCGCACGCCTTTGGCACGAAGCTCGGCGACGCCGACGCGATCGCCCGAGCGATCGGGCTCGACCAACGCGACTGGATCACCGTCACCCAGGTCCACGGCTGCACCATCGCCCGCGCCAACGCCACAGCGCCCGACAACAACGAAGCCGACGCAGTCGTGCTCGACGACCCCGCCCACGCCACGCGCATCGTCACCGCCGACTGCGTCCCCATCCTCCTCGCCTCAACCGACGGCCAACGCGTCGCCGCCATCCACGCCGGCTGGCGCGGACTCGTCGCCGGTGTCATCGAACGCGCCGCCGAGCAACTCGACGCCCCCTTCCTCGCCGCCGTCGGCCCCGCCATCAGCGCCGCACACTTCGAGGTCGGCCCAGAGGTCGCCGACCACTTCGACCCCTCATACATCCGCCAAGCCCCCGCCCAAAAACCCCGCGTCGATCTCCCCGCCGCCGCGATCGCCCGGCTCAAGGCCCTCGGGGCACAGGCGATCGACCGCACCGACCGCTGCACCTACCGCGACGAAAATGACTTCCACTCCTACCGCCGCGACGTCACCCACTGCGGCAACCCCGCCACCGGCCGCCTGTCACACCTCATCGCCCCCAAGCGCTAG
- a CDS encoding ABC transporter ATP-binding protein, which translates to MTPISIRQLSKHFGSTVAVDAIDLTIPAGDLFFLLGPSGCGKTTLLRMLAGFTEPTQGTIHFGDTDVTHAPANKRNTGMVFQGYALWPHMTVRQNVRFGLEVRKVGKPEMKKRVDETLASVQLGKLADRKINQLSGGQQQRVALARALVVRPTVLLLDEPLSNLDAKLRLEMRQSIRDICKDSGITGVYVTHDQHEALSMADNIAVLQDGKVRQTGPPGDLYRRPDSRFVADFLGETNFLPAEVRGTEGDHIVLTTPFGDVRSAVFPDDLPQGGAVTCSIRPEAIQLLDLDTATGGIPHNTFAAHWERQIYLGSLAQHRLTLADHAIKAIELNPRPRRQPDADRQVHFHVDPKDVVILRD; encoded by the coding sequence ATGACGCCGATCTCGATCCGACAACTCAGCAAGCACTTCGGGAGCACCGTCGCCGTCGACGCGATCGACCTCACGATCCCGGCGGGCGACCTCTTCTTCCTGCTGGGGCCATCGGGCTGTGGCAAGACCACGCTGCTCCGCATGCTCGCCGGGTTCACCGAGCCGACCCAAGGCACGATCCACTTCGGCGATACGGACGTCACCCACGCCCCCGCCAACAAACGCAACACCGGCATGGTCTTCCAGGGCTACGCGCTTTGGCCCCATATGACCGTCCGACAGAACGTCCGCTTCGGGCTCGAGGTCCGCAAGGTCGGGAAGCCCGAGATGAAGAAGCGCGTCGACGAGACCCTCGCCTCCGTCCAGCTCGGCAAGCTTGCCGACCGCAAGATCAACCAGCTCTCGGGCGGCCAGCAGCAACGCGTCGCGCTCGCCCGCGCGCTTGTCGTCCGACCCACCGTCCTGCTCCTCGACGAACCGCTCTCCAACCTCGACGCCAAGCTCCGCCTCGAGATGCGACAGTCCATCCGCGACATCTGCAAAGACTCGGGCATCACCGGCGTCTACGTCACCCACGACCAGCACGAAGCGCTCAGCATGGCCGACAACATCGCTGTGCTCCAGGACGGCAAGGTCCGGCAGACCGGCCCGCCCGGTGATCTGTACCGCCGGCCCGACTCGCGCTTCGTCGCCGACTTCCTGGGCGAGACCAACTTCCTCCCGGCCGAGGTCAGGGGCACCGAGGGCGACCACATCGTCCTCACCACGCCCTTCGGCGATGTGCGTTCCGCCGTCTTCCCCGACGACCTGCCCCAAGGCGGGGCCGTCACCTGCTCGATCCGCCCCGAGGCGATCCAGCTACTCGACCTCGACACCGCGACCGGCGGCATCCCCCACAACACCTTCGCCGCCCACTGGGAACGCCAGATCTACCTCGGCTCACTCGCCCAGCACCGCCTCACGCTCGCCGACCACGCCATCAAAGCCATCGAGCTCAACCCCCGCCCACGCAGGCAGCCCGACGCCGACCGGCAGGTCCACTTCCACGTCGACCCCAAGGACGTCGTGATCCTGCGTGACTAG
- a CDS encoding nucleoside hydrolase — MLKSTTMRLFIAGGLMLTLAIAGPSSAAEEEQPVPLIFDTDIGNDVDDVLALGMIHALQSRGECRLIAVTITKDHELAAPFVDAVNTFYGRGDIPVGVCDSGVTPRRGSFLGMAELRDDGQLRYPHDLGPDNPPAQAITLLRAALAAEEDGTVVIVQVGFSTNLANLLASGPDDASELGGRDLVARKVRLLSIMAGGFTRNADGTGDASNHREFNVVRDIPAAQRVAQDWPTPVVWSGFEVGLALGYPHTSIERDFRYTEHHPLAEAYILYEPPPHNRPTWDLTSVLYAVRPDEGYFGLSQPGQVTVADDGKTAFTPSPDGTHRRLTITPQEKPRTLEALRLLSSEPPASVDQ, encoded by the coding sequence ATGCTGAAAAGCACAACAATGCGACTATTCATTGCAGGTGGGCTCATGCTCACTCTGGCGATCGCAGGCCCAAGCTCTGCCGCCGAGGAAGAGCAGCCGGTCCCGCTGATCTTTGATACCGACATCGGGAACGATGTAGACGATGTCTTGGCGTTGGGGATGATCCACGCCTTACAGTCGCGTGGCGAGTGCCGGCTGATCGCAGTCACAATCACCAAAGACCACGAACTGGCTGCGCCGTTTGTCGATGCAGTGAACACGTTTTACGGGCGCGGCGATATCCCCGTGGGCGTTTGCGACAGCGGTGTCACGCCCCGCCGAGGCAGCTTCCTGGGCATGGCCGAGCTGCGAGACGATGGCCAATTGCGCTACCCCCACGACCTGGGCCCGGACAACCCGCCCGCACAAGCCATCACGCTGCTCCGTGCGGCACTCGCCGCCGAGGAGGACGGCACGGTCGTGATCGTCCAGGTCGGCTTCTCGACCAACCTCGCCAACCTGCTCGCCAGCGGCCCCGACGACGCCAGTGAACTGGGCGGCCGCGACCTGGTCGCGCGCAAGGTCCGCCTGCTCTCGATCATGGCCGGGGGCTTCACCCGCAACGCCGACGGCACGGGCGACGCCAGCAACCACCGCGAGTTCAACGTCGTTCGAGATATCCCCGCCGCACAGCGGGTCGCACAGGACTGGCCCACGCCCGTGGTTTGGAGTGGGTTCGAGGTCGGCCTCGCGCTGGGCTACCCGCACACGAGCATCGAACGCGATTTCCGCTACACCGAGCACCACCCCCTGGCCGAGGCCTACATCCTCTATGAGCCCCCGCCGCACAACCGCCCGACATGGGACCTGACCAGCGTCCTCTACGCCGTCCGACCCGACGAGGGCTACTTCGGCCTGTCCCAGCCCGGCCAGGTTACCGTCGCCGACGACGGCAAAACCGCATTCACCCCATCCCCCGACGGCACGCACCGCCGGCTCACCATCACGCCACAAGAAAAGCCCCGCACCCTGGAAGCACTCCGCCTCCTGTCCAGCGAGCCCCCCGCTTCGGTCGATCAATAA
- the tilS gene encoding tRNA lysidine(34) synthetase TilS yields the protein MPPDATPRHAPNYHPLVRSVARGLRRRCKVPADANILVAVSGGADSVALLRALAILAPRRKFNLTLTVAHINHHLRGEASDTDAVFVQTLANQLSLPCHITGVHLDAADNSAGGSASGGSTSGGNVEAAARDARYDALAITAQHCGASYIATAHHADDQLETLLMRFIRGASVQGLRGIASARPLEHDHSSLDITLVRPMLDADRDTARAFLGMLGQRWREDTTNTDTARVRNRLRHEVIPLIKDIRNDVTTRAVNLADHFADLHDLVQETSQATQSPPNEIEVGVPDSPSHQSPTPIPRDEARQLNPLILTQQLRQQLIQSGAPPDQVPGHALRPVLDAINDNDGSTRTFEFANLTTITLTRELISIQGPATNNEA from the coding sequence ATGCCGCCCGACGCAACCCCACGCCACGCCCCCAATTATCACCCGCTCGTCCGCAGCGTCGCGCGCGGGCTGCGTCGGCGGTGCAAAGTCCCGGCCGACGCGAACATCCTCGTCGCCGTCAGCGGCGGGGCCGACTCGGTCGCGCTGCTGCGCGCTCTCGCGATCCTCGCGCCGCGCCGCAAGTTCAACCTGACCCTCACCGTCGCGCACATCAACCACCACCTCCGCGGCGAAGCATCCGACACCGACGCCGTCTTCGTCCAGACCCTCGCCAACCAGCTCTCGCTGCCCTGCCACATCACGGGCGTGCATCTGGATGCAGCGGATAACTCGGCCGGGGGTTCGGCTTCCGGGGGTTCGACTTCCGGGGGCAACGTCGAAGCCGCCGCGCGGGACGCGCGCTACGACGCGCTCGCCATCACCGCCCAGCACTGCGGGGCGTCCTACATCGCCACCGCCCACCACGCCGACGACCAGCTCGAAACCCTGCTCATGCGATTCATCCGCGGCGCCAGCGTCCAGGGCCTCCGTGGCATCGCCTCCGCCCGCCCCCTCGAACACGACCACTCCTCGCTCGACATCACACTCGTCCGCCCGATGCTCGACGCCGACCGCGACACCGCCCGCGCCTTCCTCGGCATGCTGGGCCAACGCTGGCGCGAAGACACCACCAACACCGACACCGCCCGCGTCCGAAACCGTCTGCGCCACGAAGTTATCCCGCTCATCAAGGACATCCGAAACGATGTCACAACACGGGCTGTCAACCTCGCCGACCATTTCGCCGACCTGCACGACCTGGTGCAGGAAACAAGCCAGGCCACGCAATCGCCTCCCAACGAGATTGAAGTCGGCGTACCCGATTCCCCCAGTCATCAATCCCCTACCCCGATCCCACGCGATGAAGCCCGCCAACTCAACCCGCTCATCCTGACCCAGCAGCTCCGCCAGCAGCTCATCCAATCCGGCGCCCCCCCCGACCAGGTCCCGGGCCACGCCCTGCGCCCGGTTCTGGACGCGATCAACGACAACGACGGCAGCACCCGCACGTTCGAGTTTGCGAACTTGACGACGATCACGCTCACCCGCGAGCTGATATCGATCCAGGGCCCAGCGACAAACAACGAAGCCTGA
- a CDS encoding 6-pyruvoyl tetrahydropterin synthase family protein has product MAFEIVYETEFAAAHAIVLPDGSLEPVHGHNWSVAVTVAADTLDAIETVMDFHDLERIVRGITAEWHNKHLNECAPFVSADHGNDGALHRHGLAISPTAERVAEHIGKTTAAGLPGHVCLVSAAVGEAPGCIARYRPDTHDSTQ; this is encoded by the coding sequence ATGGCTTTTGAGATTGTTTACGAGACCGAGTTCGCCGCGGCGCACGCGATCGTGCTGCCCGACGGGTCGCTTGAGCCGGTGCACGGGCACAACTGGTCCGTGGCGGTCACCGTCGCGGCCGACACGCTCGACGCGATCGAGACGGTGATGGACTTCCACGACCTCGAACGCATCGTGCGGGGTATCACGGCCGAGTGGCACAACAAGCACCTGAACGAGTGTGCACCGTTTGTCTCAGCGGACCACGGGAATGACGGCGCGCTGCATCGGCACGGGCTCGCCATCAGCCCGACGGCCGAGCGCGTCGCGGAGCACATCGGCAAGACCACCGCGGCCGGGCTGCCCGGGCATGTTTGTCTCGTCAGCGCGGCGGTCGGCGAAGCGCCCGGGTGCATCGCGCGGTATCGGCCGGACACACATGACTCGACTCAATAG
- a CDS encoding galactose mutarotase — translation MPHRPATARLLRVIAVLVLATIAVGCKSHGIATTPYGTLDDGSTAHTYTLTNDNGVTAVLTDFGATLVALHVPDRDGNLADVTLGYDTLDGWVNDGSYMGATAGRYANRIAGGAFTIDGETYQLATNNGDHHLHGGDVGFNKRLWDAQPFDKDGKQGVMFTYTSPAGEEGYPGELTCWVTYTLTQDNELRIDFKAKTTQATPINLVHHSYWNLTGEVSNTILDHQLVLHADYYCPTDAGGIPNGDPALSGNTAPNGLSRVQNTPFDFRTAHAIGERIDGDHEQLVNGKGYDHSWAVNGESGTLRIAAELFDPTTGRVMEIWTDQPAIQFYTGNYLDGAPGKNGGPMNYRTGLCLETQAFPDSPNQPDLSNGILRPGDIYHHVMVHKFSVR, via the coding sequence ATGCCCCACCGCCCCGCCACCGCCCGACTCCTCCGTGTGATCGCCGTGCTGGTCCTCGCGACAATCGCCGTCGGCTGCAAGTCGCACGGTATCGCCACCACGCCCTACGGCACGCTCGACGACGGCTCAACCGCACACACCTACACCCTCACCAACGACAACGGCGTCACCGCGGTGCTTACCGATTTTGGCGCTACGCTCGTGGCGCTCCACGTCCCCGACCGCGACGGCAACCTCGCCGACGTCACCCTCGGCTACGACACACTCGACGGCTGGGTCAACGACGGCAGCTACATGGGCGCGACCGCCGGCCGATACGCCAACCGCATCGCGGGCGGCGCGTTCACGATCGATGGCGAAACCTACCAGCTCGCCACGAACAACGGCGACCACCACCTCCACGGCGGCGATGTCGGCTTCAACAAACGGCTTTGGGACGCCCAGCCGTTCGACAAGGACGGTAAGCAGGGCGTCATGTTCACCTACACCAGCCCGGCCGGCGAAGAAGGCTACCCCGGCGAACTGACCTGCTGGGTCACCTACACGCTCACGCAAGACAACGAACTCCGCATCGACTTCAAGGCGAAAACGACGCAGGCCACGCCGATCAATCTCGTCCATCACAGCTACTGGAATCTGACGGGTGAGGTGAGCAATACGATCCTCGACCACCAGCTCGTACTCCACGCCGACTACTACTGCCCAACCGATGCCGGCGGCATCCCGAATGGCGACCCTGCTTTGAGTGGCAACACCGCACCGAATGGCCTGTCCAGAGTACAGAACACGCCCTTCGATTTCCGCACCGCGCATGCGATCGGCGAACGCATCGACGGCGACCACGAACAACTCGTCAACGGCAAGGGCTACGACCACAGCTGGGCGGTCAACGGCGAGTCGGGCACCTTGCGCATCGCGGCCGAGTTGTTTGACCCCACCACCGGCCGCGTCATGGAAATCTGGACCGACCAGCCCGCCATCCAGTTCTACACCGGCAACTACCTCGACGGCGCCCCGGGCAAAAATGGCGGGCCGATGAACTACCGCACCGGGCTCTGCCTGGAGACCCAGGCCTTCCCCGACTCGCCCAACCAGCCCGACCTGTCCAACGGCATCCTCCGGCCCGGCGACATCTACCACCACGTCATGGTGCACAAGTTCAGCGTGCGGTAA
- the hutU gene encoding urocanate hydratase: protein MTTQPAIVRAAHGTKLSCKGWHQEAALRMLMNNLDPDVAERPEDLVVYGGTGKAARNWACFHKICETLKRLENDETLIVQSGKPVAVFKTHDQAPRVLIANSHLVPNWANWDEFRRLEAIGLTMYGQMTAGSWIYIGSQGILQGTYETFAECARQHFGGSLTGKLVVTGGLGGMGGAQPLAATMNGAACLGVDVDPTRIQKRLDTGYCDVMTADLDDAIAQVEKARADGEALSVGLVGNIAEVLPELHRRGVVIDVLTDQTSAHDLRVGYIPAGYTLEQADTFRAEDPQQYDEAVLDSMQKHVSAMLAYQQDGAVTFDYGNNLRGQVADRRGMKEAFDFPGFVPAFIRPLFCRGSGPFRWAALSGDPQDIAVTDDAVLETFPENEALARWIKKARDKVKFQGLPCRICWLEYGERAEMGLKFNWLVKKGKVKAPLVIGRDHLDCGSVASPNRETEAMKDGSDAIADWPLLNALINTACGASWVSLHHGGGVGIGYSIHAGMVSVADGTDAGDARLERVLTADPGMGVARHADAGYDLAIDTANKRGVDLPMVNG, encoded by the coding sequence ATGACTACGCAACCCGCGATCGTCCGTGCGGCGCACGGTACAAAACTCTCGTGCAAGGGCTGGCACCAGGAGGCCGCCCTCCGCATGCTGATGAACAACCTCGACCCCGACGTCGCTGAGCGCCCCGAGGACCTCGTGGTCTATGGCGGGACGGGCAAGGCGGCACGCAACTGGGCGTGCTTCCACAAGATCTGCGAGACCCTCAAACGCCTCGAAAACGACGAGACCCTTATCGTCCAGAGCGGTAAGCCCGTCGCCGTCTTCAAGACCCACGACCAGGCCCCGCGTGTGCTCATCGCGAATTCACACCTCGTGCCTAACTGGGCGAACTGGGACGAGTTCCGTCGGCTCGAAGCGATTGGGCTCACGATGTACGGCCAGATGACCGCGGGCTCGTGGATCTACATCGGCTCGCAGGGCATCCTGCAGGGCACGTACGAAACCTTCGCCGAGTGCGCCCGCCAACACTTCGGCGGGTCGCTTACCGGCAAGCTCGTCGTCACCGGCGGGCTCGGCGGGATGGGCGGCGCGCAGCCGCTGGCCGCGACGATGAACGGCGCGGCCTGCCTCGGCGTCGATGTCGACCCGACGCGCATCCAGAAACGCCTCGACACCGGGTACTGCGACGTGATGACGGCCGACCTCGACGACGCGATCGCGCAGGTCGAGAAGGCGCGGGCCGACGGCGAAGCGCTGTCGGTCGGCCTCGTGGGCAATATCGCCGAGGTGCTGCCCGAGTTGCACCGGCGCGGGGTCGTCATCGATGTCCTCACCGACCAGACCAGCGCGCACGACCTCCGCGTCGGCTACATCCCGGCGGGGTACACGCTCGAACAAGCCGACACGTTCCGTGCCGAAGACCCGCAGCAATACGACGAAGCGGTTCTCGACTCGATGCAAAAACACGTCAGCGCGATGCTTGCGTATCAACAAGACGGCGCGGTCACCTTCGACTACGGCAACAACCTCCGCGGACAGGTCGCCGACCGACGCGGCATGAAAGAAGCGTTCGACTTCCCCGGCTTCGTGCCCGCGTTCATCCGCCCCCTGTTTTGCAGGGGATCGGGCCCGTTCCGCTGGGCGGCGCTGTCGGGCGACCCGCAAGACATCGCCGTGACCGACGACGCGGTACTCGAAACCTTCCCCGAGAACGAGGCGCTTGCGCGCTGGATCAAGAAGGCCCGCGACAAGGTGAAGTTCCAGGGACTGCCCTGCCGGATCTGCTGGCTGGAGTACGGCGAACGCGCGGAGATGGGTTTGAAGTTCAACTGGCTCGTCAAGAAGGGGAAGGTCAAGGCCCCGCTCGTCATCGGGCGCGACCACCTGGACTGCGGCTCGGTCGCCTCGCCCAACCGCGAGACCGAGGCGATGAAGGACGGCTCCGACGCGATCGCCGACTGGCCCCTGCTCAACGCGCTGATCAACACCGCCTGCGGCGCGAGCTGGGTCTCGCTCCACCACGGCGGCGGGGTCGGCATCGGCTACTCGATCCACGCGGGCATGGTCAGCGTCGCCGACGGCACCGACGCGGGCGACGCACGGCTTGAGCGCGTCCTCACCGCCGACCCGGGCATGGGCGTCGCGCGCCACGCGGATGCGGGGTATGACTTGGCCATCGACACCGCCAACAAACGCGGCGTCGACCTGCCGATGGTGAACGGATGA
- the hutH gene encoding histidine ammonia-lyase, translated as MMHRVCLANLYDDLDTRLYALRADSTCIDPSRGVVERALGDGKTYYGINTGFGVLANQRISDTQVAELQRNLILSHAVGVGEPLSRELSSLMLKLKIHALAQGYSGVSRTTFDRLLWLDLQGLTPLIPSRGSVGASGDLAPLAHLALPLLGQGKVWVEGEHEAVPADEALRRNGVEPIELQAKDGLALINGTQLMSAHGALVLHRAMHLVKLADVIAAMSLEALQGSVSPFDARIAELRPHPGHGIVARNIRELLIDSEILESHRDCGKVQDPYSLRCVPQVHGASRDALEHAYGVVETEVNSVTDNPLVFEDGSIISGGNFHGQPLALVLDYAAIALAELASISERRCYLLLGGHDGLPRLLMKETGVNSGFMIPQYTAAALVSENKVLCHPASVDSIPTCLGQEDHVSMGSIGALKLLQVLKNVEHVLAIEMMTAAQALDYRLPLKAGRGVVTAHEYIRSRIPHREADGVFRDDLEGALSLVQTPVVVDTLADAGTELC; from the coding sequence ATGATGCACCGCGTCTGCCTCGCCAACCTGTACGACGACCTCGACACCCGGCTTTATGCGCTGCGTGCCGACAGCACGTGCATCGACCCGTCGCGCGGCGTCGTCGAACGCGCGCTCGGCGACGGGAAGACCTACTACGGCATCAACACCGGCTTCGGCGTCCTCGCCAACCAACGCATCAGCGACACGCAGGTCGCCGAGCTGCAGCGCAACCTGATCCTCAGCCACGCGGTCGGCGTCGGCGAGCCGCTGTCGCGCGAGCTCTCGTCGCTCATGCTCAAGCTGAAAATCCACGCGCTCGCGCAGGGCTACTCGGGCGTCTCGCGCACGACGTTCGATCGGCTGCTCTGGCTGGATCTACAGGGCCTGACCCCGTTGATCCCCTCGCGCGGCAGCGTCGGCGCGTCGGGCGACCTCGCGCCGCTCGCGCACCTCGCACTCCCGCTGCTCGGGCAGGGCAAGGTCTGGGTCGAGGGCGAGCACGAAGCCGTCCCGGCCGACGAGGCGCTGCGGCGAAACGGCGTCGAGCCGATCGAGCTCCAGGCCAAGGACGGCCTCGCGCTCATCAACGGCACGCAGCTCATGAGCGCCCACGGCGCGCTCGTCCTGCACCGCGCGATGCACTTGGTCAAGCTGGCGGATGTGATCGCCGCGATGTCGCTCGAAGCGCTGCAGGGCAGTGTCTCGCCGTTCGATGCGCGCATCGCCGAGCTGCGCCCCCACCCCGGGCACGGCATCGTGGCACGCAACATCCGCGAGCTCTTGATCGACAGCGAGATCCTCGAATCCCACCGCGACTGCGGGAAGGTGCAGGACCCCTACTCCCTGCGCTGCGTCCCGCAAGTCCACGGCGCGTCCCGCGATGCGCTCGAGCACGCCTACGGCGTTGTCGAGACCGAGGTCAACAGCGTCACCGACAACCCGCTCGTTTTCGAAGACGGCAGCATCATCTCCGGCGGCAACTTCCACGGCCAACCGCTCGCGCTCGTCCTCGACTATGCCGCCATCGCGCTGGCCGAGCTCGCGAGCATCTCCGAACGCCGGTGCTACCTCCTGCTCGGCGGGCACGACGGGCTGCCACGCCTCTTGATGAAGGAGACCGGCGTCAACTCGGGCTTCATGATCCCGCAGTACACCGCGGCCGCGCTCGTCAGCGAGAACAAAGTCCTCTGCCACCCCGCCAGCGTCGACTCGATTCCGACCTGCCTGGGCCAGGAAGACCATGTCAGCATGGGCTCGATCGGGGCTTTGAAACTCTTGCAGGTCTTGAAGAACGTCGAGCATGTCCTGGCGATCGAGATGATGACCGCCGCACAGGCCCTCGACTACCGCCTGCCGCTCAAGGCCGGCCGGGGCGTCGTCACCGCGCACGAATACATCCGCTCCCGCATCCCCCACCGCGAGGCGGACGGCGTGTTCCGCGACGACCTCGAAGGCGCACTGTCGTTGGTGCAGACGCCGGTGGTGGTCGACACGCTCGCGGACGCCGGCACGGAGCTTTGCTGA